The Pyrococcus horikoshii OT3 genome includes a window with the following:
- a CDS encoding ZIP family metal transporter, with protein MLENLLSTLSSWLLLASHGNLIIVAVYAGIFVALMTTLGALIAIFANRMPDWGMDVSLSFAAGVMIVASFTSLILPAIDLTGSFTPAGIGIFLGVLLIYGIDNFIPHEHIIKGYEGPKEFKEKLKLVWLVVLAVIIHNLPEGLAVGISIVYNLNAGLVTAIAIGIQDFPEGTVVSLPLATIQKKRLVPILLGALSGIAEMVMVILGAFLFSIFKSFLPYGLGLAGGAMLYVTVKEMIPEIYKRQENEKLVTLGFFLGFYVMLFLDSMLG; from the coding sequence ATGCTCGAAAACTTGCTCTCGACCTTGTCCTCTTGGTTACTTTTGGCATCTCATGGAAACCTAATTATCGTGGCAGTTTACGCTGGTATTTTTGTAGCTTTAATGACGACGTTAGGAGCTTTAATAGCAATTTTTGCTAATAGGATGCCCGATTGGGGAATGGATGTCAGTTTGTCTTTTGCCGCTGGAGTGATGATAGTAGCGAGCTTTACGAGCCTAATACTTCCAGCAATAGATCTAACGGGAAGCTTTACTCCCGCTGGTATCGGTATTTTCCTGGGGGTTCTTTTAATATATGGAATTGATAACTTTATACCTCACGAGCACATTATTAAAGGGTATGAAGGCCCTAAAGAGTTCAAAGAGAAGCTTAAGCTGGTGTGGCTTGTGGTACTAGCGGTGATAATCCATAATCTCCCAGAAGGGCTAGCCGTAGGGATATCTATAGTTTACAATTTAAATGCAGGTCTCGTAACGGCGATAGCTATTGGGATTCAGGATTTCCCCGAGGGTACCGTCGTTTCCCTTCCCTTAGCAACGATCCAAAAGAAGCGGCTAGTGCCCATACTCCTTGGAGCTCTAAGTGGTATTGCTGAGATGGTAATGGTGATATTAGGGGCATTCTTATTCTCAATCTTTAAGTCATTCTTACCCTATGGTCTTGGACTTGCAGGTGGAGCAATGCTTTACGTCACCGTTAAAGAAATGATTCCGGAGATATATAAGAGGCAAGAGAACGAGAAATTGGTAACGCTTGGTTTCTTCTTGGGATTTTACGTCATGCTTTTCCTGGACTCAATGTTGGGATAA
- a CDS encoding 50S ribosomal protein L16, with amino-acid sequence MALRPAKIDRYVDKPAYTRREYIRGAPGPKITIFDMGNPAGDFEFEVALHTAEPVQIRQNALEAARQQVNRYLQKNVGRSNYHFKIRVYPFQVLRENPMATGRKADRYGNGMRRPFGKPIGLAARLKRDQKILSIRVNRQHLKFAIEGARRAAMKFPCKCYYRIYDKEGNDVTTKILSQGL; translated from the coding sequence ATGGCCCTAAGACCAGCTAAGATTGACAGGTACGTTGATAAGCCTGCTTATACTAGGAGGGAATATATCAGGGGAGCCCCTGGACCGAAGATAACGATCTTCGACATGGGTAATCCGGCTGGTGACTTCGAGTTCGAGGTAGCCCTTCACACTGCTGAGCCAGTTCAAATAAGGCAGAATGCTCTCGAAGCAGCTAGGCAGCAGGTAAACAGATACCTTCAAAAGAACGTTGGTAGGAGTAACTATCATTTCAAGATAAGGGTTTATCCCTTCCAGGTACTAAGAGAGAACCCGATGGCTACCGGAAGGAAAGCCGACCGTTATGGAAATGGAATGAGGAGGCCCTTTGGAAAACCGATAGGACTTGCGGCCAGGCTTAAGAGGGATCAGAAGATACTTAGCATTAGGGTTAACAGGCAACACCTTAAGTTTGCCATCGAAGGTGCAAGGAGGGCCGCAATGAAGTTCCCATGCAAGTGCTATTACAGGATTTACGATAAGGAAGGGAATGATGTAACAACAAAGATTCTCTCCCAGGGTTTATAA
- a CDS encoding 6-pyruvoyl trahydropterin synthase family protein, producing MKSRIIVRTSFDAAHAVKVGDHWEDVHGHTFFLEVAIEGEIKNGYVMDFLELRKIVEEITKELDHRNLNNIFENPTTENIALWIGERIRDKLPPYVKLKRVVLWEGKDNGVELEW from the coding sequence ATGAAGAGCAGAATAATAGTTAGGACGAGTTTTGATGCTGCACATGCTGTTAAAGTTGGGGATCACTGGGAAGATGTACATGGGCATACCTTCTTCCTTGAGGTTGCCATTGAAGGGGAGATAAAGAACGGTTATGTCATGGATTTCCTTGAACTTAGGAAGATAGTGGAAGAGATAACGAAGGAACTGGATCATAGGAACCTTAATAACATTTTTGAGAATCCAACTACCGAGAATATTGCACTCTGGATAGGGGAGAGAATTAGGGATAAATTACCGCCTTATGTAAAGCTGAAAAGAGTAGTGCTGTGGGAAGGAAAAGATAACGGGGTGGAATTGGAGTGGTAA